The Sabethes cyaneus chromosome 1, idSabCyanKW18_F2, whole genome shotgun sequence DNA segment gaacctgtcctggcgacaggtaaaagccatggcgggtaaccgtcagcagtggagatctctgatttcatccctttgttctgccggaccggcggacatggacacataagtaagtaagtaagtactgtCTCGGTTCGTAAGATTTGGTTTAAGATTGCTTCCGTGGGATGACCCAACACGCCTGCCACCGTATGAGGATCGCTGTCGTTTATTCGGAATGGAGAACTTACAGCGTCGTCGCAATTCAGCCAGAGCTCTATTTGCGGCCAAACTATTGCTCGGAAACATTGATTCACCGCCACTTCTAGAGAAAATCAATCTGAACGTGCCAGCTGTATTCCTAAGATCCAGAGAGTTGTTGAGGCTGAATTCCAGACGGACGAACTACGGTAGAAATGATTCTGTTTATGCTATTTTTTGTGAATTCAATGATGTCTACCACTTGTTTGATTTGTCTCAATGTGTgttaagtttaaaaaaaaaccttgaAGAATTTTAACTTGTCCGTGTGATGTAAATAGTAATAGTtctagttttaatttttattcatgtagacgaaACTTGTCCGATGgatcaataaaaataataataataaaaataataataataataataaagataaagaagcccgagggtaggtgaaagttttcagcatttttgctgagaagtgccaaaactctataataataataaaaagacgacaaaaacagATATCAAAAGAATGAGCCGATAATGAAAATAACAAGATGGCAATAAGACAATAAAAGTACGATATAAAGATAACAGAAAGACGACGAATCTGAAGTAAATAGagcaaaaaaattacaaaagacGGTGTAACTAAaacaagatgacgaaaagacgcctCAAAAAAGCGACAACCATAACAGGCGTTTAAAAAGTGTCAAAAGGTAACAAAACATGCGAAATGGATTGCGAATATACAGAAAAACGACGAAAGAACAATGAAAAGGCAATAAAAACAACAGTTAACACAACACGTCTTGTAAATATACAAAAGGACGTATGTAAGCagcacaaaaacaaaaaataacacgacaaaaagacgtttaaaaagcgTGAAACATGACAAAACCAGAGTCTATGTTAATAGAGTCGCGCAGAGAAGGGTGCCAGAAGAACCAAAcgagaaatgtaaacaaacgttATGAGAGGCATGAAGTGGAAGAAAAGTAATGTAATTGTGCATGAAAGAAAATCTCAGTTTTTCTACAGATTAACATCCAATATTAAGCAAAACATTTCATTTCGCGTACTGTTAGATGATACTtagtttactttactttagtggcaacggtccgttaccgattctgcgccgaacgaattatggtcctccagtaccgtcggccCTGGGCTggcgttctccaatccccacgaacaccagctgaacgtgcatcgtcttcgacagcacacacccaccgggtgcggggtctgccacggagtctacggcctcttcctggttctctgctgaaaatagttttggttactctttcatcgggcattctggccacatgttctgcccaccgcagcctgccacattgcactaccttcactatatcagcatatttgtatacttggtacagctcgcgattcatgcgtctacgccacactccattttccattttgccaccatgtatagatcgcagaattttacgctcaaaaagcccaagcactcgccgatcagcttcttttagcgtccatgattcgtgtccgtaaagggctacCGGGAGGCTTAGTGTTCTCTATatcgccagttttgtgcgaatttgcaaactacgggacttcagctggctacgtaatccgtagaaagcccgattcgcggttgcaactcgtggtttcacttcgcggcttacatcgttgtcacatgtcacgagtgtaccaaggtatttACATTCCTCccctacttcatatcgttccccatctaactctaCTTCGGCACCAataccacttgggctcccacgttccctaccagcaaccatgtacttcgttttggcgatgttaatggtaagtcccaatctcgccgcttccctttcaaagggcctgaaggcctcttccactgttctacggttgattccgatgatatcaacatcatccgcaaaaccaacaagcatgtgagatttcgtgatgatagttccattcctttccatgtttgcccttcgtaatgcaccttccaaggcaatattgaatagcaggttagagagtgcatccccttgcttcagtccatgcaacgtcacgaaagcagctgaggtctcacccgatATCccaacgcatgatttggatccgtccagcgtcgcacgaatcagcgtaactagtttcgtcggaaaaccatgttctagcattatctgccacagcgcATTTCgtataactgaatcgtacgccgctttaaagcccacaaacagatggtgtgtctgcaagtcgtactgccggaacttgtctagcaacttacgcagggtaaacatctgatctgtcgtggagcgaccctcacgaaaaccagcttggtactcgccgacgaaggactccgataacggtctcagtctgcagaacaggatacgggaaagcaccttgtaggcagaattgagcaatgtaattcctcgatagtttttaactccagtcgatgtccctttttaaaaattgggcaaatgaggccatccaaccactcctccggcatttgttctttctGTTAGATAATATTTGTAGCAATACAAATAGGCAATTTGTACTCTTCGAATTCGTTCAGATTGAATGAATTCTGTTTAAAACTTTTCAGGTTAAAGAAGTGTTGGACTGAAGAAAATGTAGTGTGCCATGATTGTTAGACTGTAAGCTTACTTTTAAATAAACGACACATCTGTTATAGCTACCACTGTAGATAGTCGTATTTCTATAACTCTCTACATTTCGCACTAGCCGCCAAATATAATTTAGATGTGGACCAGATGGATGCTGTAACGGCATTTCTTCAAGGTGAGCTAAATGAAGAAATTTATATGGAGCAACCACCATGTGATAATCAAAGTTGCATTGCAATTGCAAAGAATGGAGGATATAATCCACCAACGAAACACATTGATATAAGACTTCACTACATCAGAGATGCTCTTGATCGTGGCGTTATTTCGTTAGTTTACGTGAGTACAAATGAACAGGTAGCCGATGGGATGGATTGACCAAACCGCTACCAAAACCTAAGTTGGAATATTTCCGTAATTCGATGGGCATCACTGCAGTTTCTGGAGGAGTGTTGGACGGAAGAAAATGTAGTGTGCCATGATTGTTAGACTGTAAGTTTACTTTTAAATAAACGACACATCTGTTATAGCTACCACTGTAGATAGACGTATTTCTATAACTCTCTACAAGAAGGTCATACCGGAGTTGGCCTGGTTTACGGTGCATTTAGCCTGGTtgccaattttgataaaaaaaaatctacaaaaaactGTGTTACCAATTTCTCTTTGCGCGACTCTGATTAACATATACTCTAgacaaaatttacaaaaaaaaaacaaagaaaaattacgacaGAAAGTACGCAAAACAGCGACGAAAATGGGAAAAAGTTGCTAACAAAAAACCCACCAAATACAGAGAACACGACAAAAAATTCTTCAAACGTTGAAAAAGCcgtaaaatatgcaaaaaaaggAAAGAAGCCATAATAACGCCGGAAAGCCAGCAAATGGACGGCCACATGGCGACTAACAAGCGGCGAAAAGACAGCGAAAAGTTGATGAAGATAAAAtacgaaagatgacaaaaatacgatgacaaTACGTCGAAGAAACgccaaaaaagtgacaaaaaatgtcgagagcagggatggaaaaaaatcgcttctagcgatcaagatcatagaagcgatcagattcagattcattgtcatcactacttgtaaacgacaaacactttgtcgcgatccgtacagattatgacaaacctcatgtcagatcatgttcattgcatgattgcgttgagaaatataacagatacagacgattagTTGTGTGCATCGCatgaatcgcaatacaaacaacatgtgtgaagtgtgaccttttttctcacagctaggtaagatgtaacactgtgatcgactactGACACTGTTTAGAGAATAacatcttgtgatcaacgctaaagattcactgtttgtcatgatctgttcggatcgtgatctgtgcgtgtggtgataactcacagattttatcaaaatcaccgattttccatccctggtcgagagagataataataaataaacgacgaaaagactaaaAATGGATGCAGGCAAAACAGCGACAATGAATACCAAAACAGACTACAAATGAGAACAAAAACACGCCGTCAAGACTCAAAAGCAACCAAAAacgtaaaacaaaaacaacaaatcaCTGGAAAGAGACAAAAACTATGTAAAGATGCCACAAAGGCAGTTGTCAAAAAGAACGAACCACCGAACTCGAAGAAATATGAAAGATAAAAGACGGTAAAACATACCTATGTTAACATATGAAAGATCCATAACGTAAGTCGAGTTTAATTCATAGAAGTACTAATTTCCTTCAAATACAAAGGACAACACTAATAAAACAAATGTGATAAAGATTGCGCAAATGTCGGTTAAAGTTTTATTCaaactaaaatttgattaaatttcacTTCTTTAtagattttgaaacgaaagtgtgACCCATTCTCCGTtgataaaactacggatttttcctcAGCAATGTCTGGCAACGCTGCTTAAAAGCTCGATATTGTTAATaactaattaaaagttattacgtTGAGCGTCTTAGAAGAATCTCGAATACGTTTATTTGTTGTTTTCATTCGAAACAGGTTATTTCAGTGTTTCGATGGCTTCGGCACCCTTGCTCATGGCTTATAAcgaaaaagtttgcagaacacaccAAAACATTGCAACATAAAGTTGCGTACTTTTGGCTGAGTTCAGCTTTAAATGAAAACAGCagtgcaataaaataaaataatttacagtATTACTGTGCAAAATTGAAAGCTTTATTACAAAGAATTTTCACCAAAGCATTtgagtttaatttaaaatttaattcagAAAAATCAGACAATAATTGAGACTCTCATTATGAGAGTATTATACACCTGCTCTGTTCTTTGAGCTCGATTTTTGCATTTGACCTAAAAGTATTTCAAATCGAGAttgtttggatgtaattttgtttAGTAAAACCGACTAAAAAGCAGACGTTAACTTTCAGCGATGCGGGACTTGTTCTGTGACTAACACACTCGAAACCGTTTTGATTATTCAACTAAACTTTAAGCCAGCAACCCCACGATTTTTTCTGAAATTGTCAATAATGATGATAGGAagatttgattccaaagtatGTTCTTCGTTTATTAGACATCATTCTAATTCTAACATGTCGAATTCATATTTTGGGTGCTAAAAATCGTGTCGATATTGATCATTTAACACATTCCACCTGGTCATAGCTCACACTTTCACACGGATGATTAACGACCAAACAGATTGATTCAATTAAACGCCTGCAGATCTTTGACAATAGAGAAAGAGCTTCAAGCCAAAACTTGTCCTCCGCTTGCTCAATTAATCATTGATCCAATCAGTATCTTCTTCTTTCCATCGCATCGTGTTCGACGCGAGCTCAGCATGAATGAAGTGCTCCACGAGCCACGGAGTTTTGAACACGTTTCGAATTGGCGTGAAGCGACTCACCACGCCACTAATGATAAGCCAATTGATTTTTGTTGATTCGATAGATCATCTACTGAAAGTATCACCGATTGCCTGCCACTATTACAAGATGACTTTGGGAAACGGTGACCCTGGTGGGTGGCCACACTCAACAGGCACTTCCAATCAAATCGAATATTTAATATCTGATAATTGAAAGTAAATTCCCTGTGCTATCCAGGAAGGTGCAACCTCATTTTCAATATTCGATCCTTTTTGACCTCTGCTGTTGAGAAAGCACGCCGATATGATGCCAGCCAGGCAAAACGCAATGTGATACATCGTTTTGATGGTGCCATTATAAGGCATCAATGATTAATGGGTGAAATTTCGAACTGCTGTGGCGTTCCAGCATTGGACGGAAGACGGAATCGCCGTATCACTACGATTGAGCTATTCAAAAAGACCTCGTGTCGTGTAGGGCAAATGTATTTCGTTTCAAAGTGTGAATAAATTATGTTTCTTCGATTGATTTCGTTTCTAGCCATTAAAAAGTCTCTTCTTTTTAACAATCCAATTGTGGTTCCAATTGTGACTGTGATTGATTTTGTGTGAACACAAAACCgatgaaaatgaaattttagcttgaaattaactgaataaaCATCTATTCAAACCAACTTACCCGCTTTTTTCCTATTACAATTTCAGGAAACTTTACTCAAAGTCAAGGAAGTCCTGGTGGATGAAAAAAAGCACATCCGATTCGCCGACTGGAGCGCACACGACATTGAGGTGTTGAATAAATATCTCTTTTTGACGTCCAAGCCGTGTATCTATCTGGCCAATCTCTCGGAGAAGGACTTCATTCGAAAGAAGAACAAGTGGCTACCGAAGATCAAGGAGTGGATCGATAAGAACGATCCCGGTTCGTCACTTATTCCATTTTCCGGCCTCTTTGAGCACAAACTGGCCGAGTTCGAAACGGAAGCGGAACAAAAAGCATACGAAGAGGAAACCAAGTGTACCTCGATGTTGGATCGAATCATTACGACTGGATACAAGGCGCTGCATCTGGAGTACTTCTTCACGGCCGGTCCAGATGAGGTTAAGGCATGGACAATCCAGAAAGGAACCAAAGCTCCGCAAGCGGCCGGCCGTATACATACCGACTTCGAGAAAGGCTTCATCATGGCCGAAGTGATGCACTACAATGACTTCAAAGAGGAAGGAAGTGAAGCAGGTGCCAAGGCTGCTGGCAAGTATCGGCAACAGGGCCGGAACTATGTCGTCGAAGATGGGGATAttatatttttcaaattcaacgcCGGTGCCGGGCTGAAGGATGCTGCCAAGAAGAAGTGATACCAGCAGTTTGCCACGGTCATCATTGTGTTTCTCTATCTCAACATGATACTGTACTCGCAGATATTTCTTCCGCAGCGGCAGTAGGTAATACAGTAACAACTCGTTTCCTCAAGATCGAAACTAGTGCAGACATATTCGGTATCTTCAGCAAAATCCACCCTGCAAGACATTGATTAGTACCAATACACCCTCATATGCTTGTCTTGTTGGAAACAAAATAAACtaataaattatttgttttgtgtAATATCAAATATGTAAGTAATTTTAAAGATTCATTTGCTTATTGGTAAGTCACAGTAGATATCAACATCACATTTCAATACTCTTTATGATTCCACAGTGAGGCGCAGTTTTGATTGCAGGTCATCACCAGTTCCCGTACTCTGCTCTTATTCCGTGAAGTGCCTAATACCGTGCTTTTCAAAGAAATGTGGGAATACGCACCAAGTCTTATATGAAGCAATATCTAAGTGCTGATCAACATGGTTTTACTTCCCAGCGCTCTACCACTACTAACCTGCTGTGTCTTACATCATACTTGACGAAAGGCATGGCCCAACGAGCTCAATCAGATGTTTTATACGCCGACCTATCGGCAGCCTTTGACAAGATAAACCACAACATAACAATAGCAAAACTACATAGACTGGGTGTTAGCGATAACCTTTTGCAATGGTTTCGCTCGTATCTCACCAATCGACAGTTGATAGTTGCCGTTGGAGATTAACGATCCAATAGCTATCTAGCTTCATCAGGtatacctcaaggaagccacctaggccctctgatttttctgctttatttccACGAAGTTCATTTGGTCATTAAGGACCCACGACTCTCGTATGCAGATAATCTTAAAATATACTTCCGGATCCTCTCGACTGACGACTGTCACTTTCTTCAAAGTCATCTCAAGGCCTTTGCCACTTGGTGTGACGTGAACCGTATGATAGTGAACCCAGAAAAGTGCTCAGCAATCACATTTTCCCGAAAGAAAGATCCGATCCTGTTTCGTTATAAACTCATAGAAGGCATAGTAATTGAACCTGTTTCACACTTAAAGACTTGGGTGTTATCTTAAGGTGCGTTCAGGTTTAGAGGCACAATTTTTAGGCATCATGTAGAATGCAACATGtggaatgcgacatgttgctagttgttgctcaATGTTTGTTCTGTCGCCACCTGAATCTTGTGATTCTATATTGCTATAGTTGCATGGAAAGATTGGGCAACAGTTTGAAAAAAGTTGCAATCGCTATActgttcgctggtgcggtcaGTTCTGGAATACTGTTCGTCTGTTTGGAATCATCAACAACAGCGCTAAAAGAATCGAGTCCGTTCAGCGTCGATTTCTTAGATTCGCTTTGCGAAAGCTGCCTTGGAAAAACCCATTCCGTCTTCCCAGCTATGAAAGCCGCTGTCAACTGATCGATCTAGAAGATCTAGAACCTCTCCGTGTTCGTCGAGCTAGGTCCAGAACACTGTGCATCGCGGATAGCACACAGCGGACAGATTAATACTGCGCAACTGGGACAGACTAATATAAGTGTTCAACCACGAGCGCTGCGTAACAATGCAGTGCTGAGATTGCCACCTCATGGCATGGCATTAACCATGGTTAATTGCAATCCTGTGTCGACACCAGTGAAAATGAATTAACGATTGTCCAAAGCGATGAGCCTGACTACAAAAGAGAAGAGGGACAGAATGCAGAATGTTCCATATCGAAAACTGGTTAGTGCAGTTCTTGGCGCAGTGCAATAGATCCCTGATATTGCATTGCATTTGACTGCAGTTAACGCTATCAGCAGTTTTTGCCACGATCCCGGTGAAACTCATTGGACAATGGTGAAACACATAATAGGGGTGTCATCGTCATCGAAAGAGATGAAGCTGGTCTACGAAAAGCAGGCTGAAGCAATATTTGAAGAGTTTAGCAATGCGGATTGGTGTAATGATTACTACTCATACTGATTACCAGAAATACTCTGAGTGTTTCTACCGTTCACTAGTTTAGCGTGCACGCTTTCCATATGCCATTATACACtaaccaggtaaccaataagcatttccaatgcaatttaaatgcaagccaatgagcatttaagttgccttaaatgctacttaaatgctattttggcaaaatatgcggctactttactgctagccctcatatagtgctggcaatgcttatttgcagctagttaccgacaagaagaatttaaatagaattgtggatgccaatttacaacagttatgcagtcaaaaggctgataaacagcaacctgcggtataaaatgccagggatgctaataaacgattgatttactgcttatactaatgcttattggttacctaggtAGTCTTTTACACGAGGGATACACAGCGCGTggcctggcaaagggtgaacaagtgcattccataacctcagTTCACCAAATcatatccctacctccacgtggcgCCGGCTGTggtacgcaacctcggttgtcgtacgctaGCAGGGAAGGGGATTAAGATAGCAGCTCtgtcagcgggataaggaccttagttAACAGCcaactgtaccggaacacaaaaagttaatgaagaTGGAAGAAGAAATCTagctggattattggcaacgacctttagcataaaaacacggacacgaatcgaaacatggaatatactggcccagcagggcaagctggctcaacttgcaataAGGAAAGTTGGCcgcttgaagcttgaaatcctggggctgagcgaggtccactGGACGGGTACTGGCGAACCCAAGACATTATCCGGGCaggtcttgctctactctggcatacgaggtgaaaatgctactcgaaaAAGAGGaattggattcctactgagtccAGGGACTCATGCGGCCCTGGTGAAGTGatgggaaccgataaacgaaagaataattgtTACCAGGTTCAGAACACAGGTTAgcaaccttacggcaatccagtacTATGCgacaacagatgctgccgacctgcagaagAACGAGGatttctacagccagctgaacaacTGACTTCAATGCGAAGATTGACTCAAACAATGcgaaccttgaacgcgtcatgggacgccacgacctaggagagatgagcgaaaacgggaagctgtttacagaattcggTGGTAATAACAACtcggtcattggtggatcgctctttcctTATAGACTAgaacagtggtgcccaggcataggcatggtgcgggccaaatgagATCGCCCCAAgatgtcgcgggccgcaaattcctctggccattcctgcgcataacaaaaaaacaaaatatgcggcaataaaaaccattttctgggaattaccacaagatttaaaccggagatcattcggaactacaaaatgcacgaggcattacggctgatttgagtgacccctgtgtcatcaaaaaagttaCTTATAAGTGCACCATTTCTCAAATCAGTTCAAgaaccttcttgatgtacgcaacaaacacagcgctgatattgcatccgaccttCATcctgttatcgctgagatacgtttgcGCGTT contains these protein-coding regions:
- the LOC128743018 gene encoding obg-like ATPase 1, with the translated sequence MPPKKILEPEVKPLIGRIGTNLRIGIVGVPNVGKSTFFNVLTKSAAPAENFPFCTIDPNENRVPVPDARFDYLCEYHKPASKVPAYLNVVDIAGLVKGAAEGQGLGNAFLSHINACDAIFHLCRAFDDPDVTHVEGEVDPVRDLSIIAEELRLKDEEKLMINLDKMEKLVTRGGDKKSKPEYETLLKVKEVLVDEKKHIRFADWSAHDIEVLNKYLFLTSKPCIYLANLSEKDFIRKKNKWLPKIKEWIDKNDPGSSLIPFSGLFEHKLAEFETEAEQKAYEEETKCTSMLDRIITTGYKALHLEYFFTAGPDEVKAWTIQKGTKAPQAAGRIHTDFEKGFIMAEVMHYNDFKEEGSEAGAKAAGKYRQQGRNYVVEDGDIIFFKFNAGAGLKDAAKKK